Proteins encoded together in one Marinobacter salsuginis window:
- a CDS encoding DUF2062 domain-containing protein produces the protein MPKKFMKRYLPSPEKVQAMQSLSFLGDILHEPNLWHINRHSVARAFLVGIWFCFIPMPFQMLAAAFFAIWFNANLPLSVVLVWISNPVTMPPMFYFNYKIGAWALDRPVLSFEFELSWSWISERLLDIGIPLYLGSLVVATISACLAYLIIQYLWRRKIRSDWQVRRTARLRRRRAADQAS, from the coding sequence ATGCCAAAGAAGTTCATGAAACGCTATCTGCCCTCACCAGAGAAGGTGCAAGCGATGCAGTCGCTGAGCTTTCTGGGCGATATTCTTCATGAACCAAACCTCTGGCACATCAACCGGCACAGTGTTGCCAGGGCGTTTCTGGTCGGTATCTGGTTCTGCTTTATTCCCATGCCCTTCCAGATGCTCGCCGCAGCCTTCTTCGCTATCTGGTTCAATGCCAATCTGCCACTGTCGGTGGTTCTGGTCTGGATCAGCAACCCGGTGACCATGCCGCCGATGTTCTATTTCAACTACAAAATCGGCGCCTGGGCCCTGGACCGACCTGTACTCAGCTTTGAGTTTGAACTGTCCTGGTCCTGGATCAGCGAGCGGCTGCTGGATATCGGCATTCCGCTCTACCTCGGCTCACTGGTGGTCGCAACCATATCAGCCTGCCTTGCCTATTTGATCATCCAGTATCTCTGGCGCAGGAAAATCCGCTCGGACTGGCAAGTGCGCCGAACCGCAAGATTGCGACGCCGCCGGGCTGCTGATCAAGCTTCCTGA
- a CDS encoding agmatine deiminase family protein: MTTKRVLPAEWAPQSAVMLTWPHPGTDWAGVMEEVEPVFENIAKAVLRHEHLVVSCEHVIRLQELEQQLNLYAEENGLPGRVKTVPAPANDTWARDHGPITILTDDGPALLDFRFNAWGGKFPSEKDDALNTHLFNAGVFGTTAMQQVNFVLEGGSFESDGQGTLLTTSECLLTPTRNPAMDRTAIEQLLSEILGVQRILWLNHGYLAGDDTDSHIDTLARFCAPDHICYVACPDVADEHYSALAAMEEELQEFRQADGSPYRLTALPWPDAIYDEDGERLPATYANFLIINGAVLLPVYDVPQDEDAITVVQEIFPSREIIPIDCRPLIYQHGSLHCVTMQIPAGVVS; the protein is encoded by the coding sequence GTGACAACCAAACGAGTGTTGCCCGCCGAGTGGGCTCCCCAGAGTGCCGTGATGCTGACCTGGCCCCATCCGGGAACAGACTGGGCAGGCGTTATGGAAGAGGTGGAGCCGGTCTTCGAAAATATTGCGAAAGCCGTTCTCCGACACGAGCATCTGGTTGTAAGTTGCGAACATGTGATACGTCTCCAGGAGCTTGAGCAGCAGCTGAATCTCTACGCTGAGGAGAACGGGCTCCCTGGCCGTGTAAAGACCGTTCCAGCGCCAGCAAACGATACCTGGGCGAGAGACCATGGGCCGATTACCATCCTGACCGATGATGGGCCGGCACTGCTGGATTTCCGGTTCAACGCCTGGGGCGGAAAGTTTCCGTCGGAAAAAGATGATGCGCTGAACACTCACCTGTTCAACGCCGGTGTATTCGGCACAACCGCGATGCAGCAGGTGAACTTCGTGCTTGAGGGCGGCTCCTTTGAATCGGATGGCCAGGGCACCTTGCTGACAACGTCTGAATGCCTGCTGACCCCGACCCGAAATCCTGCCATGGACCGGACAGCCATAGAGCAACTGCTCTCAGAAATATTGGGCGTCCAGCGGATTCTCTGGCTTAACCATGGCTACCTTGCCGGCGACGACACCGACAGCCATATCGATACCCTGGCCCGATTCTGCGCACCGGATCATATCTGTTATGTAGCCTGCCCCGATGTCGCCGACGAGCACTACAGTGCGCTGGCGGCCATGGAAGAAGAGCTCCAGGAGTTTCGCCAGGCCGACGGCTCTCCTTATCGATTGACGGCTCTGCCCTGGCCCGATGCCATTTATGATGAAGACGGAGAACGCCTGCCGGCTACCTACGCAAATTTCTTGATCATCAACGGTGCTGTATTGCTTCCGGTGTATGACGTGCCGCAGGACGAAGACGCCATTACTGTCGTGCAAGAGATTTTCCCGTCCAGGGAGATAATACCGATTGATTGCCGGCCCTTGATTTACCAGCATGGCAGCCTTCACTGTGTGACCATGCAAATCCCGGCCGGAGTAGTCAGTTAA
- the infA gene encoding translation initiation factor IF-1 — protein MPKSDAIEMEGVIIDTLPNTMFRVELSNGHVVTAHISGKMRKNYIRILTGDKVKVELTPYDLSKGRIVYRAR, from the coding sequence ATGCCGAAATCAGATGCCATTGAAATGGAAGGCGTTATCATCGACACCCTTCCAAACACCATGTTCCGCGTTGAGCTCAGCAACGGCCATGTTGTGACAGCTCATATCTCCGGCAAGATGCGCAAGAACTACATCCGCATCCTGACAGGTGACAAGGTCAAGGTTGAGCTGACTCCCTACGACCTGAGCAAAGGCCGCATTGTCTACCGCGCCCGTTGA
- the trxB gene encoding thioredoxin-disulfide reductase, translating into MSDTKHSRLIILGSGPAGYTAAVYAARANLNPTLITGIEVGGQLTTTTDVDNWPGDNDGVQGPELMQRMLKHAERFETSIVYDTINEADLRNRPFRLKGDGGEYTCDALIIATGASAMYLGLESEEKFKGQGVSACATCDGFFYKKQKVAVIGGGNTAVEEALYLSNIADEVTLVHRRDSLRAEKILQDKLFEKAENGNVNIVWDHTLDEVLGDGTGVTGMRIKSTKDGSTREMDLAGVFIAIGHKPNTDLFQGQLDMENGYIRIRSGLEGMATQSSIPGVFAAGDVADHVYRQAVTSAGFGCMAALDAEKFLDQQD; encoded by the coding sequence ATGAGCGACACCAAACATTCCCGACTGATCATCCTTGGTTCCGGCCCCGCAGGCTACACCGCTGCTGTCTACGCAGCCCGCGCCAACCTGAACCCGACCCTGATTACCGGTATTGAAGTCGGCGGCCAGCTCACCACCACCACCGACGTCGACAACTGGCCCGGAGACAACGACGGCGTTCAGGGCCCGGAGCTCATGCAGCGCATGCTCAAACACGCCGAACGCTTCGAGACCAGCATCGTCTACGACACCATCAACGAGGCTGACCTGCGCAACCGCCCCTTCCGCCTAAAGGGCGACGGCGGTGAATACACCTGCGATGCCCTGATCATCGCCACCGGCGCCTCTGCCATGTACCTGGGCCTGGAATCCGAAGAGAAATTCAAAGGCCAGGGCGTATCTGCCTGCGCCACCTGCGACGGTTTCTTCTACAAGAAACAGAAAGTCGCCGTTATCGGTGGCGGCAACACCGCCGTTGAAGAGGCGCTGTACCTTTCGAACATCGCCGACGAAGTCACCCTGGTACACCGCCGCGACAGCCTGCGCGCCGAAAAGATCCTCCAGGACAAACTGTTTGAAAAAGCCGAAAACGGCAACGTGAACATCGTCTGGGACCACACCCTCGACGAGGTCCTCGGCGACGGCACCGGCGTGACCGGCATGCGCATCAAGAGCACCAAAGACGGCTCCACCCGGGAGATGGACCTGGCCGGCGTCTTTATCGCCATTGGCCACAAACCCAACACCGACCTGTTCCAGGGCCAGCTGGACATGGAAAACGGCTACATCCGCATCCGCTCCGGCCTTGAGGGCATGGCCACCCAGAGCAGCATCCCCGGCGTCTTCGCCGCTGGCGACGTAGCCGACCACGTCTACCGCCAGGCCGTCACCTCCGCCGGCTTCGGTTGCATGGCGGCCCTGGATGCGGAAAAGTTTCTGGATCAACAGGATTGA
- the lolD gene encoding lipoprotein-releasing ABC transporter ATP-binding protein LolD, with protein sequence MAHSAPVIDCRQVTRTYNEGPGKLTIFSDISLEVAQGETVAIVGSSGAGKTTLLNLLGGLDKPSSGQIAICGEDIHRLSEARRARFRNAHLGFVYQFHHLLPEFTALENVMMPCALGGMAVSKSRDKASSLLERVGLAERLDHKPGELSGGERQRVAIARALVNEPDCVLMDEPTGNLDEHTGEGVQALIESLRDQLGIAFVMVTHDMKMARSLGRVMRLEQGRLIQEA encoded by the coding sequence ATGGCGCATTCTGCACCGGTGATCGATTGTCGTCAGGTAACCCGGACCTATAACGAGGGCCCCGGAAAGCTGACCATTTTTTCAGATATTTCGCTGGAAGTTGCCCAGGGCGAGACCGTAGCCATCGTTGGCAGCAGCGGTGCCGGTAAGACAACCTTGCTAAATCTCCTGGGCGGGCTCGACAAGCCGTCGTCCGGCCAGATTGCTATCTGCGGTGAGGACATCCATCGGCTATCTGAAGCTCGGCGGGCAAGGTTCCGCAACGCCCATCTGGGGTTTGTCTATCAGTTTCATCACCTGTTGCCGGAATTTACCGCGCTTGAAAACGTCATGATGCCGTGCGCATTGGGTGGCATGGCCGTCTCGAAATCTCGGGACAAGGCAAGCAGTTTGCTGGAACGGGTGGGTCTTGCAGAACGGCTGGATCACAAACCCGGCGAGCTCTCCGGTGGCGAACGCCAACGGGTGGCCATTGCACGGGCACTGGTAAATGAGCCGGACTGCGTGTTGATGGATGAGCCAACGGGAAACCTCGATGAGCATACCGGCGAGGGGGTCCAGGCCCTGATCGAGTCCCTGAGGGATCAGCTGGGCATTGCCTTTGTCATGGTAACCCATGACATGAAAATGGCCCGGAGTCTGGGGCGGGTCATGCGCCTGGAGCAGGGCCGGCTGATTCAGGAAGCTTGA
- a CDS encoding carbon-nitrogen hydrolase, giving the protein MSREARKNQINIAAIQQACSSDKAASLAVTEKLVREAAASGADLVILQELHATLYFCQTEDTAVFELAEPIPGPTSNRLSDLARELGIVLVGSIFERRMNGVYHNTAVVFEKDGSMAGLYRKMHIPDDPGFYEKFYFTPGDAQFNDGRSGFTPIDTSVGRLGVLVCWDQWYPEAARLMALAGAEMLIYPTAIGWDVTDDPDEQARQLEAWVTVQRGHAVANNLPVVAPNRVGTEPDPSGHSDGIRFWGNSFICGPQGEFLARGDDSSECILSVSLDRTRSESIRRIWPYLRDRRIDAYGDILKRVRD; this is encoded by the coding sequence ATGAGCAGAGAAGCGCGCAAGAACCAGATCAACATTGCTGCCATCCAGCAGGCCTGCAGCAGTGACAAAGCAGCCAGCCTGGCCGTTACCGAAAAACTGGTTCGCGAAGCCGCAGCCAGTGGCGCAGACCTGGTTATTCTGCAAGAGCTCCACGCCACCCTTTACTTCTGCCAGACTGAAGATACGGCCGTTTTCGAATTAGCCGAGCCGATTCCCGGCCCCACCAGCAATCGCCTCTCCGATCTGGCCCGCGAACTGGGTATAGTGTTGGTTGGCTCCATTTTTGAACGGCGGATGAACGGCGTTTACCACAACACTGCCGTCGTATTTGAGAAAGACGGCTCAATGGCAGGGCTGTACCGGAAGATGCACATTCCGGACGACCCGGGATTCTACGAGAAATTCTACTTCACCCCGGGTGACGCCCAGTTCAATGATGGCAGGAGCGGCTTCACGCCCATTGATACATCTGTTGGCAGGCTGGGCGTGCTGGTTTGCTGGGACCAGTGGTACCCCGAGGCTGCCCGCCTGATGGCCTTGGCCGGAGCGGAGATGCTCATCTACCCCACCGCTATCGGCTGGGATGTGACCGATGACCCGGATGAGCAGGCGCGTCAACTGGAAGCCTGGGTCACCGTCCAGAGAGGCCATGCGGTTGCCAATAATCTCCCTGTCGTGGCGCCGAATCGGGTCGGCACAGAACCGGACCCCTCCGGACACAGTGACGGCATTCGTTTCTGGGGCAACAGTTTTATCTGCGGACCGCAGGGTGAATTCCTTGCCCGGGGCGATGACAGCTCCGAGTGCATTCTGTCTGTAAGCCTCGATCGCACCCGCAGTGAATCGATTCGCCGGATCTGGCCGTATTTGAGAGATCGTCGCATCGACGCCTATGGCGACATCCTCAAACGCGTAAGGGACTGA
- a CDS encoding lipoprotein-releasing ABC transporter permease subunit, with protein sequence MFRPLSFYIGLRYTAAKRRNHFISFISLTSMIGLMLGVAVLIIVLSVMNGFDRELKQRILGMVPHATIQGAGPLDDWQSVDARVQQHPRVLAAAPFIQGQGMVTGGGNVRGVMLNGVLPEEERTVSIIENHMIEGGLDDLVSGEFGIIIGRLMAASLRLQVGDKVTVVLPEASVTPAGVLPRLKRFTVKGIFSVGAELDGNYTLIHMDDAAKLMRTGGKAEGVRLLVDDLFAAPKVSQQAAEALGGRYYVSDWTRTHGNLFQAIRMEKTMIGLLLMFIVAVAAFNIVSTLVMVVTDKTGDIAILRTMGATPGRIMRIFIVQGAVIGIFGTIVGTALGVFGALNISAFISWLEGALGHQFLSADVYFISYLPSQLQWQDVFIISGAGLAMSLLATIYPAWRASRVDPAEALRYE encoded by the coding sequence ATGTTCAGACCCTTATCATTTTACATTGGCTTGCGATACACGGCCGCCAAGCGCCGCAATCACTTCATATCCTTTATTTCACTGACTTCGATGATCGGGCTGATGCTTGGAGTGGCCGTGCTGATCATTGTGCTGTCCGTCATGAATGGCTTCGACCGGGAGCTCAAGCAGAGAATTCTCGGGATGGTGCCCCACGCCACCATACAGGGCGCCGGTCCTCTGGATGATTGGCAGTCGGTGGATGCGCGCGTGCAGCAGCATCCCAGGGTGCTGGCCGCGGCCCCTTTTATTCAGGGGCAGGGGATGGTGACCGGTGGCGGTAATGTTCGTGGCGTTATGCTCAATGGTGTTCTTCCAGAAGAAGAGCGCACGGTGTCCATCATTGAGAACCATATGATCGAGGGAGGGCTGGACGATCTGGTCTCCGGCGAGTTTGGCATCATTATCGGTCGCTTGATGGCGGCCAGCCTTCGGCTGCAGGTGGGTGACAAGGTGACTGTCGTGCTGCCGGAAGCCTCGGTGACCCCGGCGGGAGTGCTGCCAAGGCTCAAGCGATTTACGGTGAAGGGCATTTTCAGTGTCGGTGCTGAACTGGATGGCAACTACACGCTGATTCATATGGATGACGCAGCCAAGCTTATGCGAACCGGGGGCAAGGCGGAGGGCGTTCGTCTGCTGGTGGATGATCTGTTCGCAGCACCCAAGGTTTCGCAGCAGGCGGCTGAGGCGTTGGGCGGCCGCTATTACGTATCTGACTGGACCCGCACCCACGGCAATCTTTTCCAGGCCATCCGCATGGAGAAAACCATGATCGGTCTGCTGCTGATGTTTATCGTTGCCGTAGCGGCCTTCAATATCGTCTCCACACTGGTCATGGTGGTCACTGACAAAACCGGAGACATCGCGATCCTCAGGACCATGGGAGCAACGCCGGGTCGGATTATGCGCATTTTTATCGTCCAGGGGGCGGTCATCGGTATCTTCGGAACCATCGTTGGTACAGCGCTTGGAGTTTTTGGTGCACTTAATATCAGTGCCTTTATCTCCTGGCTGGAGGGGGCGCTGGGCCACCAGTTCCTGAGTGCGGACGTTTACTTCATCAGCTACCTGCCATCCCAGTTGCAATGGCAGGATGTTTTCATAATCAGCGGCGCCGGACTTGCCATGAGCCTTTTGGCAACCATATACCCGGCCTGGCGGGCCTCGAGGGTGGATCCGGCGGAGGCGCTTCGCTATGAGTAA
- a CDS encoding AAA family ATPase translates to MKKLVDTVVSELNQILLGKEQQVRLALCGLLARGHLLIEDIPGMGKTTLSHALAKVMGLSYQRIQFTNDLLPADVLGYSMYDKQAGSLVFHPGPIFAQVVLADEINRASPRTQSALLEAMEERQVSIEGETRPLPHPFFVIATQNPIEQGGTYPLPESQLDRFLMRLHLGYPDPRAERELLEGEDRRTMTEKLPILLSQADLKTLQEGVTRITASPALLDYVQRLLEQSRRMPGLLYGLSPRAGLGLVRAAKAWALMEGRHHVLPDDIQAVFPAVAAHRLEQGESGKSAERVRQLLATVSVLE, encoded by the coding sequence ATGAAAAAACTGGTTGATACAGTAGTCAGTGAACTGAACCAGATACTTCTGGGCAAGGAGCAACAGGTGCGTTTGGCCCTGTGCGGGCTACTGGCGCGAGGGCACCTGCTGATCGAAGACATCCCCGGCATGGGCAAGACCACCCTCTCCCATGCCCTGGCCAAGGTGATGGGGCTGAGCTACCAGCGAATCCAGTTCACCAACGACCTGCTTCCCGCGGATGTGCTTGGTTATTCCATGTACGACAAGCAGGCCGGCAGCCTGGTGTTCCATCCTGGGCCGATCTTTGCCCAGGTGGTTCTGGCTGACGAAATTAACCGGGCATCACCTCGTACCCAGAGTGCCCTTTTGGAAGCCATGGAAGAACGGCAGGTATCCATTGAGGGCGAGACCCGTCCACTGCCCCACCCGTTCTTTGTGATTGCCACCCAGAACCCCATCGAGCAGGGAGGAACCTACCCACTGCCTGAGTCCCAACTGGACCGGTTCCTTATGCGCCTTCACCTGGGCTACCCGGACCCCCGGGCCGAACGGGAACTGCTGGAAGGCGAAGACCGCCGCACCATGACCGAAAAGCTTCCCATCCTGCTCTCCCAGGCCGACCTGAAAACCCTGCAGGAAGGTGTAACCAGGATAACCGCCAGCCCGGCGCTTCTCGATTACGTGCAGCGGTTGCTGGAACAGAGTCGGAGAATGCCGGGCCTTCTGTACGGGCTTTCGCCCCGCGCCGGCCTGGGACTCGTCCGGGCCGCCAAGGCCTGGGCGCTCATGGAAGGACGGCATCACGTGTTGCCCGACGACATTCAGGCGGTTTTCCCAGCAGTAGCAGCCCACCGCCTCGAACAGGGCGAGTCCGGCAAAAGTGCGGAAAGGGTTCGTCAGCTGCTGGCAACCGTTTCCGTGCTTGAGTAA
- a CDS encoding PilZ domain-containing protein has product MQSSDIPNEPVDYSPERRDFYRIEDRIGLEIRKLAPGTPLDGNAFDGDHLESLKAEFRRLDQDVKSQLASLAEKDRLLTGLIKSLNGKLDTLARIMAFEQNPLQPEDWQDVTLSEGGLSFFSSTPAWHPGDRLAVRMTLPPELFQPQAHARVIEVHPDSSGGARVHTEFSRIDDGDRQQIARHVMRWQIRQRQKE; this is encoded by the coding sequence ATGCAGTCGTCCGACATTCCAAACGAACCGGTGGACTATTCCCCCGAACGCCGGGACTTTTACCGCATTGAAGACCGGATCGGCCTGGAGATCCGCAAGCTGGCCCCTGGCACCCCACTGGACGGGAATGCCTTCGATGGCGACCATCTTGAAAGCCTGAAAGCGGAATTCAGGCGGCTGGACCAGGACGTAAAATCCCAGCTTGCCAGTCTTGCCGAAAAAGACCGACTGCTTACCGGACTGATCAAATCCCTGAACGGCAAGCTGGACACGCTTGCGCGCATTATGGCCTTTGAGCAAAATCCGTTGCAACCTGAGGACTGGCAGGATGTAACCCTGAGCGAAGGCGGCCTGTCATTCTTCAGCAGCACCCCTGCCTGGCATCCCGGAGACCGGCTTGCTGTCCGGATGACCCTCCCGCCCGAACTTTTCCAACCACAGGCACATGCCCGCGTGATTGAGGTACACCCCGATTCCTCAGGCGGGGCAAGGGTCCACACCGAATTTTCCCGGATTGATGACGGCGATCGCCAACAAATCGCACGGCATGTGATGCGGTGGCAGATTCGACAGCGCCAAAAAGAGTAG
- a CDS encoding arginyltransferase encodes MSNLRTLVFFATPPHDCSYLPDREATTMFVDPRAHIDKKLYSQLTALGFRRSGSHYYRPHCEQCNACIPVRLKVDDFSPDRSQRRVLKKNSDLKCTMVPATFAERYYQLYANYIEQRHQDGDMYPPTREQFTSFLVEGATDSWFLEIHKDERLVGLAAVDLLDDGLSAIYTVFDPDLDDRSLGTYAILWQIEEARRRGLPHLYLGYWIKQCRKMNYKTRFRPIEALRDGHWRELDPG; translated from the coding sequence ATGAGCAATCTCAGAACCCTGGTGTTCTTCGCAACGCCGCCCCACGATTGCAGCTACCTGCCAGACCGCGAGGCAACCACCATGTTTGTGGATCCGCGGGCCCACATTGATAAAAAGCTTTACAGCCAACTGACCGCTCTTGGTTTTCGCCGCAGCGGTTCTCATTATTACCGCCCCCATTGCGAACAGTGTAATGCCTGCATCCCGGTCCGACTCAAGGTTGACGATTTCAGCCCGGACAGAAGCCAGCGGCGGGTGCTGAAGAAGAACTCAGACCTGAAGTGCACGATGGTGCCAGCGACCTTTGCGGAAAGGTACTACCAGCTGTATGCCAACTACATTGAGCAGCGACACCAGGATGGCGACATGTATCCGCCGACCCGGGAGCAGTTCACGTCGTTCCTGGTGGAAGGGGCAACGGACTCCTGGTTCCTGGAAATCCACAAGGATGAGCGATTGGTGGGGTTGGCGGCCGTGGACCTGCTGGACGACGGGCTGTCGGCCATTTACACCGTTTTCGACCCCGATCTTGATGACAGGAGCCTTGGCACTTACGCAATCCTCTGGCAAATCGAGGAAGCTCGCCGCAGAGGGCTGCCCCACCTGTATCTTGGGTACTGGATCAAGCAATGCCGGAAAATGAACTATAAAACCCGCTTCCGCCCGATCGAGGCGCTAAGAGACGGCCACTGGCGTGAACTGGACCCAGGCTAA
- the aat gene encoding leucyl/phenylalanyl-tRNA--protein transferase translates to MTSLPWLDPDQLWFPPANEALDDPDGLLALGGDLSTERLILAYRNGIFPWYSDDQPILWWSPNPRCVLFPNEIHVSRSLRRTLNQQRFEVTADRHFGRIIRLCASTRAEGTWITEEMIASYSDLHRMGVAHSIEIWNRRGELAGGMYGLAIGRCFFGESMFSLETNASKVLMVHLAHQLQLWGYRIMDCQVESRHLLTMGARTIPREEFLSILRMSIDQKPDQTDWTFRWRWPGPEE, encoded by the coding sequence ATGACCTCACTACCCTGGCTAGACCCGGACCAACTCTGGTTCCCCCCCGCCAACGAAGCCCTGGACGACCCGGACGGCCTCCTCGCCCTCGGCGGGGACCTGTCCACCGAACGACTCATCCTTGCCTACCGCAACGGCATTTTCCCCTGGTACAGTGACGACCAGCCCATCCTGTGGTGGTCACCCAACCCCAGATGCGTCCTGTTCCCGAACGAAATCCACGTGTCACGCAGCCTGCGCCGCACCCTGAACCAGCAACGCTTCGAGGTGACCGCCGACAGACACTTCGGACGGATTATCCGACTCTGTGCGTCAACCCGGGCCGAGGGCACCTGGATTACCGAAGAAATGATTGCCAGCTATTCCGACCTGCACCGCATGGGCGTCGCCCACTCCATCGAAATATGGAACCGTCGCGGTGAACTGGCCGGTGGCATGTATGGCCTGGCCATTGGCCGGTGCTTCTTCGGAGAATCCATGTTTTCCCTGGAAACCAATGCCTCCAAGGTTCTCATGGTTCATCTGGCGCACCAGTTACAGCTTTGGGGCTATCGGATCATGGATTGCCAGGTGGAGAGCAGACACCTCCTGACCATGGGCGCACGGACTATTCCACGGGAAGAGTTTTTATCTATACTCAGGATGAGCATCGATCAGAAACCGGATCAGACCGACTGGACCTTCAGATGGCGTTGGCCCGGGCCGGAGGAGTGA